Proteins from one Kazachstania africana CBS 2517 chromosome 1, complete genome genomic window:
- the GCD7 gene encoding translation initiation factor eIF2B subunit beta (similar to Saccharomyces cerevisiae GCD7 (YLR291C); ancestral locus Anc_6.88) yields MSSKVVGTSSFNHTQEINIIINSFVAKLKRRQIEGSYLIALETLQLLKRFISASRWNHVNELIEQVRELGALLEKSYPTAFCCGNVIRRILAMLRDEVEEEVRESSNINTDNLVQSAEPLISSMFNLFQKPETATHEVYHTKTKTKTDFRQVVIQAIKDLIDEITNIDDGIQQIAIDLIHDHEILLTPTPESKTVLKFLIRARERANRTFTVLVTEGFPNNTQNAHEFAKKLAEHDIETIIIPDSAVFALMSRVGKVIIGTKAVFVNGGSIVSSSGVSSVCECAREFKTPVFAVSGLYKLSPLYPFNVEKFVEFGGSQRVLPKMDPRHRLDTINQITDYIPPENIDIYITNIGGFAPSFIYRIAWDNYKQIDVHLDSKAQ; encoded by the coding sequence ATGTCATCTAAAGTAGTTGGAACATCTTCCTTCAATCATACACAGGAGATCAACATTATTATAAATTCCTTCGTggcaaaattgaaaaggagACAGATCGAAGGTTCATATTTGATTGCATTAGAAACTTTacaattattgaaaaggttTATATCCGCATCTCGTTGGAATCATGTTAATGAGTTGATTGAACAAGTCAGAGAACTTGGTGCCTTGCTAGAAAAATCGTACCCAACAGCTTTCTGTTGTGGGAATGTCATTAGAAGAATCTTGGCAATGTTAAGAGATGAggttgaagaagaagtccGTGAATCAAGCAATATAAACACTGATAACCTTGTACAGTCTGCAGAACCACTTATTTCCTCCATgttcaatctttttcaaaagccAGAGACAGCAACACATGAGGTATACCACACAAAGACAAAGACAAAGACAGATTTTCGTCAAGTAGTTATTCAGGCCATTAAAGATTtgattgatgaaatcaCAAATATAGACGATGGTATTCAACAAATTGCtattgatttgattcaCGATCACGAAATCCTATTGACACCAACTCCAGAATCGAAAACtgttttaaaatttttaatcaGGGCCAGAGAGCGTGCTAATAGAACGTTTACCGTCTTAGTAACGGAAGGTTTCCCAAACAATACTCAAAATGCCCACGAATTTGCTAAAAAACTAGCCGAGCATGATATAGAAACTATAATCATCCCAGATTCTGCTGTATTTGCATTAATGTCTCGAGTAGGTAAAGTTATTATTGGAACTAAAGCTGTATTCGTCAATGGTGGCTCCATTGTATCATCATCCGGTGTCTCATCAGTATGTGAATGTGCAAGAGAGTTCAAGACTCCTGTGTTTGCAGTATCGGGTCTTTATAAATTGTCACCATTGTATCCATTTAACGTCGAAAAATTCGTGGAATTTGGTGGTTCACAGCGTGTGTTACCAAAGATGGATCCAAGACACAGACTGGACAcaatcaatcaaatcaCAGACTATATCCCACCTGAGAATATAGATATCTACATCACAAATATCGGAGGTTTTGCGCCTAGTTTCATTTATAGGATTGCTTGGGATAATTATAAGCAGATTGATGTTCACTTGGACAGTAAGGCTCAATAG
- the COQ11 gene encoding ubiquinone biosynthesis protein COQ11 (similar to Saccharomyces cerevisiae YLR290C; ancestral locus Anc_6.87), producing MSTRNLIVFGGNGFLGKRICQAAIKSGFNVVALSRSGRQPDPMTANDKHWMDRVLWKSADVFKPDSYIDIIREHNTTDVVHSIGILLENQSYKSIINDVHFPPWRGKNPLLHPRKTKNPNFTYKMINTQSAILLNSAFNDVLKERSQGILDRHTFTYISADRGFPLLPNGYINSKRETEAYLLNDKNGARIAKPIIIRPGFMFDEQSNLNLRSVLNSSLEALNCLNETILKKKVQLINDNIRATVATQQVARAVIEKINDPSFEGIVRLEDILKNNQ from the coding sequence ATGTCAACTCGCAATTTGATTGTATTTGGTGGTAATGGATTCCTAGGTAAACGTATATGCCAAGCTGCTATAAAATCAGGTTTTAATGTTGTAGCACTATCAAGATCTGGTAGACAGCCAGATCCAATGACTGCAAATGACAAACATTGGATGGACAGAGTATTATGGAAATCAGCCGACGTCTTCAAACCAGATTCGTACATCGATATAATAAGGGAGCACAATACTACTGATGTTGTTCATTCTATTGGTATCCTATTAGAAAATCAATCGTACAAGTCAATAATAAACGATGTCCATTTCCCACCTTGGAGAGGGAAAAATCCATTATTACATCCTAGAAAAACCAAAAATCCAAACTTCACTTATAAAATGATAAATACACAAAGTGCGATACTATTGAATTCAGCATTCAATGATGTCTTGAAAGAACGATCCCAAGGTATTCTTGATAGACATACATTTACTTACATATCTGCTGACAGGGGCTTTCCACTCTTACCTAATGGGTatataaattcaaagagaGAGACTGAGGcttatttattgaatgacAAGAATGGTGCTAGAATCGCTAAACCAATTATAATTAGGCCTGGCTTCATGTTCGACGAACAATCTAATTTGAATCTTAGGTCAGTACTAAACAGTTCTCTGGAGGCCCTTAATTGCCTTAATGAAACGATTCTTaagaaaaaagttcaaCTCATTAATGACAACATTAGGGCAACTGTAGCGACTCAGCAGGTAGCAAGAGCCGTTATCGAGAAAATCAATGATCCTAGTTTTGAAGGAATAGTTCGGCTCGAGGATATACttaaaaataatcaatAG
- the GUF1 gene encoding GTPase GUF1 (similar to Saccharomyces cerevisiae GUF1 (YLR289W); ancestral locus Anc_6.86) gives MLRMKYVASIGHISRLHHTIQSRISQIPIENYRIFSIVAHIDHGKSTLSDRLLEITGVITKEAKNEQVLDKLEVERSRGITIKAQNCSMLYKDKFLLQLIDTPGHVDFRDEVRRAVFAVDGAILLVDASKGVQAQTVANFKMAKESTVTLIPAINKIDLPNSEVDRVEKQIIQELGFEKNEIIKISSKTGLNIQEQLLPAIIESIPSPSGNTNGPFRGLLIDSWYDSYQGVILLIRVLDGFIKEGDKIVSGQTRKKYEVKKVGIMYPNETPTGTLTTGQVGYIIPGMKNVKDALLGDTLFHLGQESKAKLLPGFKETKPMVFVGAFPADGIDHKIIEDDINRLILNDRSVELHRETSNALGQGWRLGFLGSLHATVFKERLEKEYGSRLIICQPSVPYLIKYIDDKDQLIKNPSEFPNSTSRRTTRIKTIQEPYVEVLTSIPTEYVGCVIQLIENNRGEQKELNYLNTEDQAIIKYYLPLAELVDDFFGKLKSLTRGYATLDYDDAGYKDADVVKLELLVNGKSLDALSKVVHRSQVQKVGKEWVKNFREYLRSQLYEVVIQAKYDGKVIARETIKARKKDVLAKLHASDVSRRKKLLAKQKEGKKQLKSIGNIQIPQDAYQAFLRK, from the coding sequence ATGCTACGAATGAAATACGTAGCATCAATTGGGCACATATCTAGACTACATCATACAATACAATCAAGGATTAGTCAAATAcctattgaaaattatagAATTTTCTCAATTGTGGCACATATCGACCATGGAAAGTCCACTTTGAGTGATAGACTATTAGAAATAACTGGCGTTATAACAAAGGAGGCCAAGAATGAACAAGTATTAGATAAGTTAGAAGTAGAAAGATCTCGTGGTATTACTATCAAAGCACAAAATTGTTCAATGCTttataaagataaatttcttctacAATTGATTGATACGCCAGGTCATGTAGATTTCAGAGATGAAGTTAGGAGAGCAGTTTTCGCTGTCGATGGTGCTATTTTACTAGTCGATGCTTCGAAGGGAGTACAGGCTCAAACAGTTGCAAATTTCAAGATGGCCAAGGAGTCCACCGTTACACTGATACCGGCAATAAATAAAATCGACCTTCCTAATAGTGAAGTTGACAGAGtagaaaaacaaattatCCAAGAGTTgggatttgaaaaaaatgaaataataaagattAGCTCTAAGACTGGACTGAACATACAGGAGCAATTACTGCCTGCTATAATCGAGAGCATACCGTCGCCGAGTGGTAATACCAATGGTCCCTTTCGAGGTCTATTAATTGATTCCTGGTATGATTCATATCAAGGTGTGATCTTGCTTATTCGCGTTTTAGACGGTTTCATTAAGGAGGGAGACAAGATAGTAAGCGGCCAAACgagaaagaaatatgaGGTTAAAAAGGTAGGGATCATGTATCCCAATGAAACGCCGACAGGAACATTAACTACAGGTCAAGTTGGATATATAATTCCTGGCATGAAAAATGTGAAGGATGCCTTGCTTGGAGATACACTATTTCACTTAGGACAAGAGTCTAAGGCTAAACTTTTGCCAGGATTTAAAGAAACAAAGCCGATGGTGTTTGTTGGTGCATTTCCCGCCGACGGAATTGATCATAAAATAATAGAGGATGACATAAATCGACTGATCTTGAATGATAGATCAGTAGAATTGCATCGAGAAACATCAAATGCCTTAGGACAAGGTTGGAGATTGGGATTTTTAGGCTCCTTACATGCCACCGTCTTCAAGGAGAGattagaaaaagaatatggTTCTAGGCTAATCATATGCCAACCTTCTGTGCCATAtttaatcaaatatatcgATGATAAGGAccaattgataaaaaatccGAGCGAATTTCCTAATTCCACCTCTAGGCGTACCACAAGAATAAAAACTATACAGGAACCCTATGTCGAAGTTCTAACTTCAATACCAACGGAATATGTTGGATGCGTCATTCAACTAATTGAGAATAATCGCGGGGAACAGAAGGAACTCAATTATTTAAATACAGAAGACCAGGCtattataaaatattatctgCCTCTGGCAGAACTGGTCgatgatttttttggtaaattgAAGTCTCTTACAAGAGGATATGCAACACTGGACTATGATGATGCTGGCTATAAGGATGCAGATGTTGTTAAGCTTGAGCTATTAGTGAACGGTAAAAGTTTAGATGCTCTGTCTAAAGTGGTCCATAGGTCTCAAGTTCAAAAGGTTGGTAAAGAATGggtcaaaaatttcaggGAATATCTTCGATCTCAATTGTATGAAGTAGTAATACAGGCCAAGTATGATGGCAAGGTGATTGCTAGGGAGACTATAAAGGCTCGAAAGAAAGATGTTCTCGCAAAATTACATGCTTCTGACGTgtcaagaagaaagaaactgttagcaaaacaaaaagaaggTAAGAAgcaattgaaatcaattgGGAATATTCAAATTCCTCAAGACGCCTATCAAGCATTTTTACgtaaataa
- the MEC3 gene encoding Mec3p (similar to Saccharomyces cerevisiae MEC3 (YLR288C); ancestral locus Anc_6.85) yields MKLKLIINALEAPDDYKLLRTTISTVASLRKTAILRFTEEKLVIISSPQIAANASNNNAVLTGDSGQLWCSIPRDVFSFYQVVSTREQNTITLEYSCDSFLSVLKRYDRAMNQGSISDMSIKLQAMPEWNPPNESATSNGTARPKQGFVCALGISFEEIVHTNNAAVGNEPNDIDDGLGMIAKSTVMGNNRLILHSFKIPVKLLVRSQDARIKEPTINSEQLIMFKLPPTSSELGGSFHNFMKRIERYSNLHDIKLSAIKKNQRNINDADAIKFKMIVDELDWYLEICWNGPLDPIFPHDPESEKLNQGETAQNSHPIYAEHDTFESAPSEPLPSRSYAEEEYYPSRIEDSETSCTTNNSTMREESATENGRGAQLADVSTMVELAEQESSSTYEVKIRSKDWKVCSKLYVAFQEVSLLVSHNDSCVFHCSLDRGSIDDSNGDEIDREKGHIIYYIARSKAL; encoded by the coding sequence atgaaattgaaactGATCATAAATGCATTAGAAGCGCCAGATGATTATAAATTACTAAGAACGACAATATCTACAGTTGCATCGTTACGAAAGACAGCAATTCTACGTTTTACAGAGGAGAAATTGGTTATCATATCATCACCTCAAATAGCAGCAAATgcttcaaataataatgctGTATTAACGGGAGATTCTGGTCAGCTTTGGTGCAGTATTCCACGTGATGTGTTTAGCTTCTATCAAGTTGTATCTACACGTGAACAGAACACTATTACTCTAGAGTATAGTTGTGATTCATTTCTGAGTGTACTGAAGAGGTATGATCGAGCTATGAACCAAGGTTCGATATCTGATATGAGTATAAAATTACAAGCTATGCCAGAGTGGAACCCACCCAACGAATCTGCCACAAGCAATGGAACAGCGCGTCCAAAACAAGGGTTCGTGTGTGCACTAGGGATATCATTCGAAGAGATTGTGCATACCAATAATGCTGCCGTTGGTAATGAACCCAATGATATAGATGATGGATTAGGTATGATTGCAAAGTCCACGGTGATGGGCAATAATAGGCTTATCTTACATTCCTTTAAGATCCCTGTCAAACTATTGGTTAGAAGTCAAGATGCACGGATCAAAGAACCCACTATTAATTCAGAGCAGTTAATTATGTTTAAACTACCACCGACTTCTAGCGAATTAGGTGGTTCTTTCCATAACTTCATGAAAAGAATCGAGCGTTATAGCAATTTGCATGACATAAAGTTGAGCGCTATAAAGAAGAATCAAAGGAACATCAACGATGCAGATGcaataaaattcaagatgATAGTTGATGAACTAGATTGGTATTTGGAAATATGTTGGAATGGACCATTGGATCCAATTTTTCCTCATGATCCagaatctgaaaaattgaatcaagGTGAAACGGCCCAGAACTCACATCCCATTTACGCAGAACATGATACTTTCGAAAGTGCTCCCTCTGAACCATTGCCTTCAAGAAGTTACGCTGAGGAGGAATATTATCCTTCTAGAATAGAAGATAGTGAGACGAGCTGCACCACGAATAATTCCACTATGCGTGAAGAAAGTGCGACAGAAAATGGCAGAGGAGCGCAACTAGCAGACGTCTCGACAATGGTCGAGCTTGCAGAACAAGAGAGTTCTTCCACGTATGAGGTTAAAATACGAAGCAAGGATTGGAAAGTTTGTTCTAAGCTATATGTGGCATTTCAAGAAGTCTCGCTCCTAGTGTCACACAATGACTCTTGCGTTTTCCATTGTTCGCTAGACAGAGGGAGTATAGACGACAGCAATGGTGATGAGATTGATAGAGAAAAGGGTCACATTATATACTACATTGCTAGGTCAAAGGCCTTATAA
- the RPS30A gene encoding 40S ribosomal protein eS30 (similar to Saccharomyces cerevisiae RPS30A (YLR287C-A) and RPS30B (YOR182C); ancestral locus Anc_6.83) — MGKVHGSLARAGKVKSQTPKVEKTEKPKSPKGRAYKRLLYTRRFVNVTLTNGKRRMNPGPSSQ, encoded by the exons ATG GGTAAAGTTCACGGTTCTTTAGCTCGTGCTGGTAAAGTCAAGTCTCAAACTCCAAAGGTCGAAAAGACTGAAAAGCCAAAATCTCCAAAAGGTAGAGCTTACAAGAGATTATTGTACACTAGAAGATTTGTTAACGTTACTTTAACTAACGGTAAGAGAAGAATGAACCCAGGTCCATCCTCTCAATAA
- the KAFR0A04870 gene encoding uncharacterized protein (similar to Saccharomyces cerevisiae YLR287C; ancestral locus Anc_6.82), translating into MTEQITKGHLLNLQNTIKSQFIEPYQNVKKLRTIQSTTKLQDSTSLKELSKLSNLMKSHATKIGIVIKPDTFDEKNYNAIFKEIKGFIDAVFFYFSLLPLFYDKKANHPEYFLVKIDGLTLDLLKGMELLCKELEEKLEDKDSDKDRLLCVGVIWACCDSLEEIATKGDFGLLADSIRGSNSLVDDVLNDIDEFLENPSFSDEMFMDDEYSSDVEESKTPEEEEALKKMCKFLESWKTNLKMIKLLLSSFVSTITNTSSRPTNYTGTVLDEFQKLHLKITEDIDTFISDVFMSDASFDVSDFEEEIGSLNVTLSKVIRVIKKINKDDNKKLKWVDVWENKYFKKE; encoded by the coding sequence ATGACTGAGCAAATTACTAAAGGGCACTTGctaaatcttcaaaatactATCAAAAGCCAGTTTATCGAGCCATACCAAAATGTCAAGAAATTACGCACGATTCAATCCACAACTAAACTGCAAGACTCCACCTCATTGAAGGAGTTGAGTAAGTTATCTAACTTGATGAAATCACATGCTACTAAAATTGGTATTGTTATAAAGCCAGATACCTTCGATGAAAAAAACTACAACgctattttcaaagaaataaaagGTTTCATTGATGCGGTGTTTTTCTACTTCAGTTTGCTACCACTCTTTTATGATAAGAAGGCTAATCATCCAGAATATTTCTTGGTAAAGATAGATGGCTTGACCTTAGATCTTTTAAAGGGGATGGAACTACTTTGTAAAGAACTGGAAGAGAAGcttgaagataaagattCAGATAAAGATAGACTACTATGTGTTGGAGTTATTTGGGCGTGCTGTGATTCACTGGAAGAAATTGCTACGAAGGGTGATTTTGGTCTATTGGCAGATTCGATAAGAGGAAGCAATTCTCTTGTTGATGATGTTTTAAACGACATCGATGAGTTTCTGGAGAATCCAAGTTTCAGCGACGAAATGTTTATGGATGACGAGTATAGTTCAGATGTAGAAGAAAGCAAAACCCcggaagaagaggaagctttgaaaaagatgtgcaaatttttggaaagcTGGAAAACcaatttaaagatgataaaGTTACTGCTGTCATCTTTTGTCAGTACCATAACAAATACCTCTTCTAGACCAACTAATTACACAGGAACAGTACTAGATGAATTCCAAAAActtcatttgaagattacagaagatattgataCTTTTATAAGCGATGTATTTATGTCTGACGCCAGCTTTGATGTCTCAGATTTCGAGGAAGAAATTGGCTCTTTGAATGTTACGTTGTCTAAAGTTATAAGAGtgattaaaaaaataaataaggacgacaataaaaaattaaaatgGGTAGATGTTTGGGAAAACAAgtatttcaagaaagaatGA
- the KAFR0A04880 gene encoding uncharacterized protein, whose amino-acid sequence MSQSSPSMRHFFKSGKGKYWLYAALGCPFAHRSLIARSIKNLNDYIGVSITHWYLGKNGWRFLEANEEKMGDNAYRYDGGIRSTEDDTSTRIGDIPDHSNRLFVDGSFDPNYKAKSMKDLYLRSDPNYSGKFSVPILWDLTASKIVNNDSGEIIRCLNSIGNEIHKDKKTIDLAPSKLIPELDTFNSWLQENINMGVYKIGLATKQSEFESNLATLYRKLNECEDHLKGVYKDIEKEVGKNNKVEILKKFYLFGNQITDTDIRFYTTAIRFDSSHAQHLKCNWRIIRDDYPYIHLWLRNLYWNHKAFRLTTNFNHIKLFYSRSQKKINPSGITPLGPEFDILKL is encoded by the coding sequence ATGTCTCAAAGTTCACCTTCTATGCGccactttttcaaatctggTAAAGGAAAATATTGGCTCTATGCTGCTCTTGGGTGTCCCTTCGCTCATAGATCATTGATTGCAAGAagtattaaaaatttgaacgACTATATAGGTGTGTCAATTACACATTGGTATCTTGGTAAGAATGGATGGCGTTTCCTAGAGGcgaatgaagaaaaaatggGCGATAATGCTTATAGATACGATGGTGGCATTCGTTCAACTGAGGATGATACTTCTACAAGAATTGGTGACATTCCGGACCACAGCAACAGGTTATTCGTCGATGGCTCATTTGATCCGAACTACAAGGCGAAAAGCATGAAGGATTTGTATTTACGTAGTGACCCAAATTATTCTGGTAAATTTTCAGTGCCAATTTTATGGGACTTGACAGCATCCAAAATTGTTAACAATGATAGCGGAGAGATTATTAGGTGCTTGAACTCTATTGGAAATGAAATACATAAGGACAAAAAGACTATCGATTTGGCTCCTTCCAAACTAATTCCTGAATTAGACACCTTTAATTCTTGGCTGCAGGAGAATATAAATATGGGTGTCTACAAAATTGGTCTGGCTACAAAACAATCTGAATTTGAAAGCAACCTAGCTACTCTTTACAGAAAACTTAATGAGTGCGAAGATCACTTGAAGGGAGTTTacaaagatattgaaaaagaggTTGGTAAGAACAATAAAGTTGAGATCctcaaaaaattctatCTATTTGGAAATCAAATTACAGATACAGACATTAGATTCTACACAACTGCAATTAGGTTTGATTCTTCTCATGCCCAACATTTGAAGTGTAATTGGAGAATAATAAGAGATGATTATCCTTACATACATTTGTGGCTTAGGAACCTATACTGGAACCACAAAGCCTTTAGGTTAACAACCAATTTTAATCacatcaaattattttattctcGTTCacagaagaagatcaaCCCTTCAGGAATTACTCCACTCGGTCCCGAGTTTGACATTCTTaaattatga
- the CTS1 gene encoding chitinase (similar to Saccharomyces cerevisiae CTS1 (YLR286C); ancestral locus Anc_6.80), giving the protein MSFFTYFIIFFSSIISSTRAFDADASTNVAVYWGQNSEGDQQSLGTYCESSDADIFILSFLYEFPTLGLNFANACSDTFSDSSLLHCSQIAEDIQTCQSLGKKVLLSLGGSSGSYGFTNDSQAETFAETLWDTFGEGSGVTDRPFDTATVDGFDFDIENNESTGYAALVNKLRTLFEDGSKTYYISAAPQCPYPDASVGDLLENADVDFAFIQFYNNYCNVDKEFNFDTWVNYAENVSPNKNIKLFVGLPGSSTAASSGYISDLDTVRSMVANLSSYSNFGGISLWDISQADANEIDDETYLYWMKEILENVGTASSSFSNSSASISVVTSIASSSLIVSPTATSTVLSTIASSEIIPSSISSSSSSSSPTILSPVTSAYSSDVTSSTSSVETTNLQTTLDPTTSNFLSTSTTEFRTTSTLEPVVITDHENVTTDAVVTTDAVVTTDAVVTASDCSSLTESASSFSRSTTVLSPTSTIPVSSTTSSSTVETTTATSTTAVTVATSAHEKAVELNEQYSQGLYNGESTCTEGEMACSSDGKYAVCNWGTWVTFDCAAGTTCYAYDYNDEIFTQCNWSYLKSNFE; this is encoded by the coding sequence ATGTCATTCTTCACATACtttatcatatttttctcttccatTATATCATCGACAAGAGCCTTTGATGCTGATGCTAGTACCAATGTTGCTGTTTATTGGGGCCAAAACTCTGAAGGTGACCAACAATCCTTAGGCACTTACTGTGAATCATCCGATGCCGACATCTTTATTCTATCCTTCTTATACGAATTCCCAACTCTAGGCTTAAACTTCGCTAATGCATGCTCTGACACCTTTTCAGATAGTTCCCTTCTACATTGCTCCCAAATTGCTGAAGATATCCAAACTTGCCAATCTTTGGGTAAAAAagttttattatctttGGGCGGCTCAAGCGGTTCATATGGATTCACTAACGATTCTCAAGCAGAAACGTTTGCTGAAACTCTATGGGACACTTTCGGAGAAGGTTCAGGTGTTACTGATCGTCCATTCGATACTGCTACTGTTGACggttttgattttgatatcGAAAATAATGAGAGTACTGGTTATGCTGCTTTGGTTAATAAATTGAGAACTTTGTTTGAGGATGGTAGTAAAACCTACTACATCTCAGCTGCTCCACAATGTCCATACCCTGACGCCTCTGTAGGCGATCTATTAGAAAATGCAGATGTTGATTTTGctttcattcaattctataACAATTACTGTAACGTTGATAAAGAGTTTAACTTTGATACCTGGGTTAATTATGCTGAAAATGTGTCTCCAAACAAGAATATCAAACTATTTGTTGGTTTACCAGGTTCTTCTACCGCTGCCAGCTCTGGATACATTTCTGACTTAGATACTGTTAGATCAATGGTTGCTAACCTTTCCTCATATTCTAATTTTGGTGGTATATCTTTATGGGATATTTCTCAAGCTGATgctaatgaaattgatgacGAAACGTACTTGTATTGGATGAAGGagattttagaaaatgttGGTACCGCATCTTCTagtttttccaattcttctGCATCTATTTCTGTTGTCACCTCAATAGCATCTTCCTCATTGATTGTTAGTCCTACTGCCACTTCTACAGTCTTATCCACAATTGCTAGTTCTGAAATAATACCATcctcaatttcttcatcctcaAGCTCCTCCTCGCCTACTATATTGAGTCCTGTAACTTCAGCATACAGTAGTGATGTAACCTCTTCCACTTCCTCCGTTGAAACTACCAATTTACAGACTACATTAGACCCTACAACTTCAAACTTTTTATCGACCTCTACAACTGAATTCAGAACCACATCGACCTTAGAACCCGTTGTTATCACGGATCATGAAAATGTTACTACTGACGCTGTTGTTACTACTGACGCTGTTGTTACTACTGACGCTGTTGTTACTGCCTCAGATTGTTCATCTTTGACTGAATCCgcttcttcattttcaagatcTACTACTGTTTTATCTCCAACATCTACAATTCCAGTTTCTAGCACCACATCTTCATCTACCGTCGAAACTACAACCGCTACATCGACAACTGCTGTAACTGTTGCCACATCTGCTCATGAAAAGGCCGTGGAATTGAACGAACAATATTCTCAAGGATTATACAACGGTGAATCGACCTGTACTGAGGGTGAAATGGCCTGTTCTTCTGATGGTAAGTATGCTGTTTGTAACTGGGGCACATGGGTAACTTTTGACTGTGCTGCAGGAACCACATGTTATGCATACGAttataatgatgaaattttcaccCAATGTAACTGGAGTTACTTGAAATCCAactttgaataa
- the NNT1 gene encoding S-adenosylmethionine-dependent methyltransferase (similar to Saccharomyces cerevisiae NNT1 (YLR285W); ancestral locus Anc_6.79), giving the protein MSDSESLNGVGLFEEPEDFLPEAPKHHFITYKRENISSVSKSKKQDIELRLVGSSPLWGHLLWNAGKYTAMHLESHPDLLLDKNVLELGAAGALPSIISSLVGAKETVVTDYPDPELISNIKHNCRDLSNARVEGYIWGNSYEDILPSDGSGKFQLIILSDLVFNHTEHYKLLKTTKDLLDKNGKALVVFSPHRPKLLDDDLHFFEKAEKEFNFNVQKIEMTNWKPMFDEDEETVEIRSRIYAYYLTL; this is encoded by the coding sequence ATGTCCGACAGTGAATCATTAAACGGTGTGGGCTTATTCGAAGAACCAGAGGACTTTCTACCAGAAGCTCCAAAGCACCACTTCATCACTTATAAGAGAGAAAACATCTCATCggtttcaaaatcaaagaagcAGGACATCGAATTAAGATTAGTGGGCTCCTCACCATTGTGGGGTCATCTTTTATGGAATGCAGGTAAATATACAGCTATGCATCTTGAATCTCACCCAGATTTATTGCTAGACAAAAACGTTCTAGAACTAGGTGCTGCGGGAGCTCTGCCCTCAATCATTAGTTCGCTGGTTGGTGCTAAGGAAACAGTCGTCACTGATTATCCCGATCCTGAATTAATCAGTAACATCAAACACAATTGTCGCGATCTTTCAAATGCCAGAGTAGAGGGATACATATGGGGGAACAGTTATGAAGACATTTTACCAAGTGATGGCTCTGGGAAGTTTCAATTAATTATTTTAAGCGATCTTGTATTCAATCACACAGAACACTATAAATTGCTAAAGACAACGAAGGATCTTTTGGATAAGAATGGTAAGGCATTAGTTGTGTTTTCGCCCCATAGACCAAAACTTCTGGATGACGATTTacatttctttgaaaaggctgaaaaggaattcaatttcaatgttcaaaaaattgaaatgacTAATTGGAAACCTATGttcgatgaagatgaagaaacagTTGAAATTAGGTCCAGAATTTATGCATACTATTTAACTTTATag